From the genome of Zalophus californianus isolate mZalCal1 chromosome 5, mZalCal1.pri.v2, whole genome shotgun sequence:
CTTGAGGCCCGATGACAAGGCCTGCATCTCAGGGTGCTTGTTAATTACCTGCGTcctgcagggaggagaggagtttGGTAACAGACGGGGgaatgggggcagagagagagaaagaaatcagtcACAGAACCCCGGCTTGTAATGGGAGGAACTACCTCAAGTCCCCTCATGAGAGTCTACCTCCTGTTTCTCTGCAGTGAACTTAGCATGAAATTTCACTTCTCAGGTGTTCCTTCCCCTCTGTCCTTTTCAGActcactgttctttctttttaggtCCCCTGAAGGCAGATGGGTAGGCTGGCTTTGTTGTGACTCGGTGCCATTTTGTAGAGTTGattcttctgtctctttcctcctttctggaAAAAGAGCAGGGCTTGACATTATAACAGGCCTCCTTAAATACCTGCGAGAGGGTCAAATTCACTAAAATACAATCGGTTGCTTGTAGGTGAGTAGCAACAATTCTTGCTCCAAGACCTTGACCTTCCaaccattaaaatgttaaatgtaaacaAGACCGACCCTTCCATTGCCTTAAATAAATGCCTTCTTTTAAAGAACTCATCCTCGGGTAAAATTTCCCAGCTACTTTCATGGATTTCTCTCCTGAACCTGACAATTGGCtatctctcttccttcctaaATTCTTGTGCTGAGTGTGGTGAGTACGCAGGAGTAAAATTTCTAAGGCATGAAGAAAATTCTGTTACCTTACTGATGAGCTCCTCTGTTTTTGCTGGCTTGGCTCTATTAAGCTACAGCCAAAAAGTGACTGTGTCACGCATGGCTGGAACTCTGGATGAGGAGGAGAAGCCGAAGGATGGGAACAGGTGCTACCTATTCCCATGAATAGgtatgaatgaaatgaatggaaTGAAACCCTGTCTTTCTAAGAGAGTAAAACGCCATATTTGTGTTCATAAGGATCATCTTTAATTCATAGGATTTGGGGGGAGGGACGTAAAAATGACGCTCACACAAAACAAGATGAGCTAGGCTTCAGCTATGTGCTTGTCAGTACCTTTGGGTGACACGCAGTGCCCAGAAgcttctagaaaacaaaacacagtcaCGGTGGTGAGGTGGGTGAGGAGTGTTAGTTTTGGCCTTGCTCTAGTTGATACCCAAAGGTTTTGCTTTAGAATGCTGGTCCCCAAAAGGGCTAGGGATGGATCAATGCTATCAATAAAGGCTCCAGAAAGTTCTTCTTAGCAGTTCTGGGCTCCCTTAGGAACCATTTGCTTGACTTTAAGAACTAGGCATGAAGAACTTCCTCATCAGGGGTCAATGCCCCATGGCTTGGGGGATACTGACCATGTTGGCATGAGCCTTGTGACAAATACAACACCTCCAGCATTTCAGCATTGTACCCATGACTCTGGCCGAATGTGGTACTGTCGGGTGATTCTTTTAGGAAATGTTACTGCTTTCTTCTTAGCCCAGAACCGTGTCATCTAACTACAGTAACCCTAGGGGAGGTAGGGaaaagttttctgtttgttttagctGAACATAGGATAGTTCCAGCAAAACTGAGTTCTGCtcctgagaaaagaaaagcatggagGTTCTGTGGGTGGCCAGTAGTTTCTGTccccctttattttcatttctgcaaaATGTTGAGTTTATGAAAGTGAGGTGCCCATTGATAATAGAGATGGTAATCCGGCACAAGGAAGACACAACTGATTTTCTGCCCTTGGGTCTAGCTTGGGGAGAGCTTTCTACCCgtggaaaggagagggaagaaagaggagactCTGTTAGTAACTACTGGACCCCTATGATCGGAATCTCTTGGTCTAAACCAGCATCCTTActtaacagataaggaaattgaggcctaGAGAGATGAACCCCTTTTCctgcaagtatttattgagtatctagaAGGGTCTCTTATAAGCTCTTGGGACTcattagtgaacaaaacagaattctCTGCCTCAGGGATCACGTTCCCACCTGCAGGCCCCGGATGGAGACTGGAAGGCAGGTGTCTTACATGCCCATTGCTATATTTCTCTGGGCCAAAAGGACTGGAGCTTTAAAGTTCCTTGAAAttcaagtaaaaaacaaaatactgtccTGGAAAACCATCCTTGGTTGATGTGGTTGCTTCAAGAGGTCTTGGGAGAGTCTGAAACATTCTCTGCCTTGTGGATCTGGTGGACCTCCAGGTCAAAAAACAGTTTGATGATACCTGTTGTCTACCTTCCTTCCACTTCCTATCCACCATCCACcaactgtggcttttttttttttttaaatccctatcAGGTTTTTTTCTGTCCTATACATGGAAGGGATTCAGAGAAGACAGAGTAAGTCCCTTCCAGATAATACTTGAAAGGGACATAACCCATTTGGATGAAAATAGGTAGGTATCCAGTTCTTTAGGGATTTACCTTAAGTGGACAAGTTGTTTTGAACAAAATGGGAGGGGGTAAGTAATGGGAACTATTTTGGACCACCCTATCTATTTATAACAAGAAGTCTTATTCTTCacattcattttggaaaaaaggtATCTTTTCTAATGATGCTGCCATTCGTAAAAACACTTTGGAATTCCTCCCATCCCACTGCCTTCAAAACCACCTCATAAGTCACACCAGAAATGTGAGGTCATTGCTGCACACGGAGACTCCAGTTGAGCAAAATACCACTTCGTGGAAGAACcattttttaaccttattttccAGATCTGGCTCTGAATGTCTTTGTCTAGTCCCCAAATCAAATCCACCCATAATTGCAGAAAATTTCTCACCACTGAGGAGATTTAAAAGTCTATGTCACAAACTAAAGGCAATTTTAGAAGAGGTGTtgacaaatattttaagtaatggCAGTATTGTGGGATTAAAATCCTAGACTCCCAAGTTGCCTATTCGGAAAAAGACTAACTCTTTATTTCGGCAGATGTCAAACCACCTGTTCTGTGAATAGTTCAAATACATGTTCAGGAATCTTTCCTTCTCCAAATCTGAGCAAAGATTTTAGATGTTAAAATTTTGAATAGTGGTAACCTATGTCCTATTATCTTAAATGGGGAAAATTGGAAAGCATTTCTAGAAAAACACAGAACACCTTCCTCCCAAATCACTAAATCACTCTCACATACTTACACAAATACAGTGAAGTTTTCTGGAACCAACTGCAACTTCAGATATCTTCCAAAGTTTTcacacataggaaaaaaaagtcatagttTTGGCAGATGGGGACACAGGTATGGCCACGCTTCTGTCTTTTCACTTCTAATTTTTGGGCTTTTCCATCCCTTTTAGACATACCTGCTTTCTTCACAGGCCTTTCTAGCTTTCTCCTCTTTTGGTAGAACTTTCCCTTAGTAACACGAGGGAGGTGACAGTGATACCTGTCACCTACAGTTATCTACACAATACTGTAGATCAAAGAGGGTGGGAGCCTGTCTGGAGAAAAGGCCAGAGGCAACTTTTCTGGGGGCGGGTGGGTTATGTGCCACCGAAATGTTTTTTCTGGCTTGCATATGCAGATtcgctgaagtgatttttttttttttaatttggttagtGAATTTTGTAAAGTTGTTAAAGTAGATATTCTGATGCCAAGTGCTCAGCAAGCGAGGAAACCCCTATAAAGTAGCATGTGTATCTACTTATCGCATGGTAACTGACTACCAATTTATAAGCACATCAAATACGTTTTATACTACAGGAAAATCTCAGTATCTCTTTGCAATTCACGATTGAAGTGTTTGTTTTGATGTCTTAAAAGAATTGCCTAAGTGACATTTACCATATAGTTcatacaatttttgttttgtttttggattcaTACTCtatttttttgtggggttttgtttgttttgctaagCATGCTCTTTGTTGGATGATGGGGAAAGTTTCTATGGAGGTCCATTGACCTCCCAAAGCTGACTTGTGAATTATCTTTAATCTAGAGTAATTTGTTAGGTAAGTATTTCTCAAAACAACATTCTGGGAatgtggctaaaaaaaaaaaatgtttcgtTGTGAAGTAAGCATGTTGGCATGTGTCCCTTCTTTAGAGATTCACCATTTATAAGAACATACTcatggagtgcctggctggctcagttggttaagcgtctgccttcggctcaggtcctgatcccagggtcctgggattgagtcccgcattgggctccttgcaaAGCAAGTGAGGAaacccctcttcctctccctcttcctctgcctctctgtctatctctgtctctcatgaataaaattaagaagaaaaaaaaagaaacatactaaTGACTGAACAGTCTtgtagagaaaacaaaaacttttaattaaCTTTGTTGCAATAACACGTCCCATTTTGTATGAAATGCCTATTCATATCCGGCAGAACACCAGTCTGGGAGACATTCTATTAAATCAATTCTTTATTTCTACCACAGATTGAAGAGGCTGCTCTCAAATTTGGAGTTAAGGAATGTCATCCAGTTACACAGCTGCATTTCTCAGCTCTTAGGAATATTCTTGTTCTAATGCTAGACCTCAGAATTTGGCAAGGACAAAATGATGTAGAAGTTGGCAAGAAGTTATACTCtaataattaaaagatttttccaTGTTAAGTATAGATCATTTTCAGAAAAGCCTGAGAAGTATTTGTTTtgaattctaataaaaattaaagaatataattaCAGTATACCTCAAATGTATTGTAATTATGAATAATTTCTCTAgggatattatataaatatagtatttgatgcattacttcaaaataatattcattgCTGTTGTGGAAGGGAGAGATCTTCACAGTAATAATATTGGTGTTGTTTTACATTAAATGTAGCTAGTTTTGAATTGGTTATTAGCAGAGTCAGATCAGTATACCGAGAGAATGGAAATTTCtggaaatgatgaaaaagagCCATGGGAGCTGATCTTCCGTTCTGGGCTTTTTGTGTAACatcataccccccccccccaagaactCCCACTGTCTCCCCGCCCTACTGTACTATCCTCCCTATCTATGGGCATTGGCATATTGTTCAAAGCTTAACTTTTATCAGAGATACTACCTTCTCCATGAAGTCTATTATGATCTTCTCCAAGTGCCTGttaatttctctctgtctctagaCCCGTTACAAGGGGGAGTTACCTGTGTGTTTCATGGTTTACATTCGGCCTTTGTTATGATCCTTGCATTCTTCTCAAGACCCTCTCACGCAACCCACACCCTGTCTTGAAACCCGTGTTTGTATTTCTCAATTTGGCCAACATGCAGCTGGTGTCCAATATTTATGAACTGAATAGtgacaaaaaaacccacctccAAACCCAAGTGCTTCTTGTATGTATTCTCATACCCAGTATAATTGGTAAAAAGCAAAATGGGCATCTGAGGACAGTCACCTCAGTGTCTTGCTTTGGCCTTCTTTGTTAATGGTCTCACCAGGATACCAGTTTGTACCCAAGGAAGCACTTCAAGTATGTTGTTTcatcgttgtctctctctctctctctcttttttaaagattttatttatttatttgagaaagagagaatgagagacagagagcacgagagggaagagggtcagagggagaagcagactccccgctgagcagggagcccgatgtgggactcgatcccgggactccaggatcatgacctgagctgaaggcagtcgcttaaccagctgagccacccaggcgccctcattgttGTGTCTCTTAGAGGCAATGCTAACTTAACCAGCGGagtatttttcaatatttctgatGCATGGACTGGTTTTTTAGTGCATTATTATTGTACAGTATGTGAATTCTTGGTGGCTGTCTGgattaaacaaaaactaaagatgcTCTGAAATAATACTTGTAAAGTCCATTACACCTTGACTTTGAGCAATGGCCTAATTACCTTAAGTTCGAAGCAGATTCATGGAATTCCACATAATAACGACTTACATTTTTCTGGTGTTTCGAGCTTTATAAGTTGATTTCTCTGTAACCATCCATTCAGTCAATCAACTAGTCGATTAACAGGTCAGTCCTTCAACAGACATTTTATTAGAACCCATTACATAAAACACATTGGGCCAGCATGATTTGGggattcctaaaataaataaggcaagTTTTTAATCCGGAGAGGGGAGACAGAAATAGCAACAAGTGTGCTTGAATGTTGTGATTGAAGTTGGTAAACCCCACAGCAGGGACACAAGGTGGGGCATTGTTCTCGCTGAGGGAGGGGACAGTAGACAGGAGAACATTTGTAGGGGAGGGGTCCTTGCGCAAAGTCTTACTGGATTCTCACTAGGGGCACAATTGTCCGTGTTCTCCAGCTGGGAACCTGACTCAAAGCAGTGAAGCATCttctcccaggtgattctgctcTTAAGATTTCAGAAGCCTTTTGTCCCACCCCACACTATCTCCCCTGCACCCCACATGGTTCCTGGAATGTGCATCTCATGTTCCAGCAGAGATGAGAAAGGGGAAGTAAAGGCCAGAGAACCTGGGACAAAGGATGACGCTTATTCAAAAGGAGCCTGGTTCCCAGAGTAACCAGACAAACAACATGATAGAAAATGTTATTCATCcgtaaaaagaagagagaaagtcaAACCCAAAGACAGAGTGGAGAGCGGGGAACAATGGCTTTGCCAACATTTACAGGCCTGTGGGATTTCTCCGTTGCATGGAGTGTTGAggaaagttatttgaaaaatattcgAAGTACTTTGACGTCATTTCCCTTGGGCAATGGGGAGCTTGTTTTTTTGGAGGTTGGGCTTCTATTAACATGAAATTGTGGAGGAAATGGGGTTTAAGAGGATGACCCACTTCTGTCACTGTCCACAGATTCCAATgtaatctttttcttattctcttcacTGGAATCCACTAGTTTTCATGGGAAGGATGATTCTCTTTAGTCATACTCTTGGTGTGTGTggccatatttctttctttcttttttttttaacaaaaatacagGATAATAAATcttcacctttatttatttttcattaaatttaaatccttgaggggtaCAGCATCACACGGATTCTGTGGCCAATGGCTTTAGCAGGAAGGTTGCTTCGGAATTCGGCGTGAACCATGCCACAGTTTCCATGAGCACGagttacttttccccagattACTCTGGTTGGAGTCACTGTATTGTTCCTTGCTTTGTACTCATAAGAACATCTCTTGCCTAGACAGAATTCCGTTTCATCTTGAGCATAAACACCTTCGATTTTAAGAAGAcctgtgtgctccctctggttccGGAGACCCCActtatagccagcaaaaatgACCTTGGACCACAGCCTTCCAGACGTTATTGGGTGTCATAGGAGTCCTGTTCCCAGCAGGCCTCCACAGGCTCCAAGATGGCGGAAAAAGTTGTGTGGCCATATTTCTTTAGGTTGGCGGCATATTGATTTGCAAAGAGCCTTAAGAAAACACCCACGTGCATTGAAGATGCCAGGGACAAAAGCAACTTGGTATTGGGAcagattttctttgttctttgagaGAAAGCTTAATATTGGATATTAGAATGAAGTGTCACTCACAGATTTCTAATATGATATAAACTGCCCAGAGACTGATGGGAAGGTATTTGATCTTCATTCTCTTTGCTCTGTACTTCAGGTAATCCCATGGGAATGGTGAGccaaaatgatacattttataaattattaaattgtaATATCACAGTTAGGGAAACAATTATTTTAACTTACCTGAAAGCGAGGTCCTATTACTCCAATGGATGAGGTTGCCCCTTATTATATATGATCctttataggttaaaaaaaatgtttcagatgATCTCTTGTGGCTCTCATAAGAACCCTGAGGAGATGCGTAGGAGATGTTCTctgcaagacttttttttttttttttttaagccatgaagaaactgagacccaggaagGATGGGCCTAAGGCTCTAGCtaataataatatctttattACCCTCTGGACCCGTGTCGCTTAGTTCTCTTAAAAAAGATAGACTAAGGCATATTAcagattttaagtttatttgagtAAAAACTGATTCAATCCGGAAGTGATTAGGAGTGCTCCACAGACAGAGGTTCCAGAGAGACTTTATATCATAGAGAGGATTCGGAAGCAACGCAAGGGAATGATTTGATTGGTTGTAAGTAAACATTTGCCTTATTTGGAGTGGGTTTACTGGCTGTCTGTGATTGATTGTCCtagattttgatttctttttctttttttttttcgcaGTCTGCTTCAATGTCTTTATTAGCACTGGGCAGAGTGGTCAGGGCAGGGAGCGTTGACTTGGGTGTGCATGTGGAGTCCCAGGACAGCGGCCGTCCCCTCGGGCACCTGGGCAGGCTGGTCACCAGCTCAGCACACCAAGGCAGTACTTGTCGATAAGGCCCTGGTAGTAGGGCCGCCGTGCGTCCACATCTGGCAGTTCGGGACTCTTGGTGTAGAGGTCAAATTTGTTAAACTCCTGCACCCAGGGAAGCATGGCCAGGTCCTGCTCACTGCCCAGCTGCTGGTAGTTGCCACCCGTGTGCCAAGGAGTGGAATCGGACCATGTAGAAGGCCTCCGGGGGAAGAGAGAATTTGTTGAACTTCACCATCTGGTACATGTACTCGTCACGGCCCCAGGACATGAGGACGTTCTCCAGGCCGCAATGAGGCTGGTATATGCCGAGCTCCGTGCTGTATCGAGGATCCTGGAGGTCCGGGTTGTCTTGGAAGGTGGAGTCACAGAAAACCACAGAGGCCTGGGGACGGCAGCCAACTGGGAAGGTGTCTCCAACGACCGTCCCCTGGGGCTCCCCTGCCAGAACCAGGACCTTCCCCGGGTCATGCAGCAGCCCCATGAGATGGAACCAGTCCTTGTCAGGGTGGGCTTTCTGGATGCCCTCAGTGGTCTGGAAGGCATGGAAGGAATTGGGGAAGTCCATGTCTGGGTCCGACTCATCCACCAGCCTGTCCAGCCTGTCCACAGCTTCCAAGATGGTCATTTTCTTGTAGGAGAAGCCCCCAAACTGGGTGTGCTTTTTCCTGACAAAGTCCACGGTCTGCTGCGTGTGCATAAGCTTGTACGTGGCAAAGACAAGGTCCAGGAGTGGGCCAGATGTGTAGTTGCGGAAGCTGCCCTTGTCTTTGGCCACCTCTGGGTCCACATCAGGCCGGTAGACCAGGGAAGGGTCTGGGCCCACAGCCACCTTCATCTTTATCTTGAGGGAGTAAAGTTGGCAGGTGGGGACAAGTCCCACGGGCTGTGTGCCCCTGATTAGGACCCCGAGGCCGGAGTGTGCTGCCCTAGATTTTGATTTcttaaccttgaggcatttacaggcttagGTTCTGGTTTGCTTATATGGACTGCTAAGGTATTAGAACCACCTCAGTCTAGTAGCTTCCTTGTTTAATTGACTTCATGGTTCTTTGCATTATATGGCTTCTTTGAAGAGAAATCCTCTTGTGGACACAGACGGTACCCCTAACCCTGACCTGCTATTTCTCAAATGTGTGTGATTAGTTGCAAGGGAATctgaatgagaaaatggaggaTTCCGTTACCAGCCCATCCCACGCAGAAGAAAAGTAAGACAGATCATATACCCCACTGGTATAACAGTTTGAATTACTTCAGTATTTGAAGAGCAGTGCATAATTAAATTCTAAGAACCCAGAATCATATTTCTCTTACTGGGAACACCTGCAACAGAAAAGAGTGAGTTTGAATGAACACAGCCCACTAGGGATCCTCATTATAACCCTATGTAGAGTTTAAATTGTAGGAGAAGAACAGAAGGAGGTGATATTACCAATGTCAGCTCATTTTCTCAGGCCACACtagcctggagttttaaaaggGGTCACACGAATGGTTATAACCcatatttttagcttttgatCCCTTTGATGGTTATAAACCCTTGGCAGAGTCCCCGGGGCCTGTCTTCTATGCCCACTCTGGTTCCGTCCACCACCCTTGCAGTTCATGATgggcttccttcctcccctgcttcAGCCCCCTGTGGGTCAGGCTGGTTGTCCTCGGATGGGACACAGATTTTGCTCTGTTGGCAGCCTCCCCCGTTAGCAGTCTTGCCTCTGCCTCTGATTTCGTTCCAGGCATTCTTAACATAAGCAGATGATGCAGTCTTCTCCCTTTGGGGCTAAGTGTGGATCTCAAGGCAGGGCACAGTTGCGAGCAcgctgtctctcttcttctt
Proteins encoded in this window:
- the LOC113929898 gene encoding LOW QUALITY PROTEIN: inositol oxygenase-like (The sequence of the model RefSeq protein was modified relative to this genomic sequence to represent the inferred CDS: inserted 2 bases in 1 codon), which translates into the protein MKVAVGPDPSLVYRPDVDPEVAKDKGSFRNYTSGPLLDLVFATYKLMHTQQTVDFVRKKHTQFGGFSYKKMTILEAVDRLDRLVDESDPDMDFPNSFHAFQTTEGIQKAHPDKDWFHLMGLLHDPGKVLVLAGEPQGTVVGDTFPVGCRPQASVVFCDSTFQDNPDLQDPRYSTELGIYQPHCGLENVLMSWGRDEYMYQMVKFNKFSLPPEAFYMVRFHXPWHTGGNYQQLGSEQDLAMLPWVQEFNKFDLYTKSPELPDVDARRPYYQGLIDKYCLGVLSW